The genomic segment TAGAATTATGACAAGACAACAATTTCTTACAACAGCTTTTTTCACAGCAATTGAAACCTATTTTTTTAACGAGGCAATGATGTCAGGACACTATTTATTTGCTGTTTTTTGGGCATTTCTAGTCATTCGCAATTTACAAGTGAGCTACGTCATGGGAAAAATAGTAGACGAAATCGATAAACATATCAAACGAAAAAAATAAGCAGAAAGGTTGTGACAAAAATCCTCAACCTTTTTTCTTTTGTTTGATTT from the Streptococcus constellatus subsp. constellatus genome contains:
- a CDS encoding DUF3272 family protein, whose amino-acid sequence is MTRQQFLTTAFFTAIETYFFNEAMMSGHYLFAVFWAFLVIRNLQVSYVMGKIVDEIDKHIKRKK